Proteins from a genomic interval of Bradyrhizobium sp. CCBAU 53340:
- a CDS encoding helix-turn-helix domain-containing protein gives MPKVKNKPAATFGSRLKQLREDRSMTITELARRIGVTPPAIWHWEKRGRMPKAATIQAVAKELNVSSEFLENGVHIVSTLEQGPSDQISMRPDEMSLEQLIRAIEAKGFYVQISSAGSREASGV, from the coding sequence GTGCCCAAAGTCAAGAATAAACCGGCTGCCACCTTTGGTTCGCGCTTGAAGCAGTTGCGGGAAGATCGGTCGATGACCATCACGGAGCTGGCCAGGCGGATCGGCGTGACGCCACCAGCAATTTGGCATTGGGAGAAGCGAGGCAGGATGCCCAAGGCCGCCACCATACAGGCCGTGGCAAAGGAGCTTAACGTCAGCTCCGAGTTTCTTGAAAACGGCGTCCACATCGTGAGTACCCTGGAGCAGGGGCCTTCAGACCAAATTTCGATGAGGCCCGACGAGATGAGCCTCGAGCAACTGATCCGTGCCATTGAGGCAAAAGGCTTTTACGTTCAGATTTCGTCGGCCGGCTCTCGCGAGGCTTCTGGCGTGTGA
- a CDS encoding HlyD family type I secretion periplasmic adaptor subunit: MAIIDATPKSLTGVGAKPAIGGGPPSDSIRRIALAGWIIIAIFFGGIGAWAVTAPLNGAVVANAVVKVDGNRKSVQHLDGGIVKELHVKEGDRVHAGDPLIVLDETQARAEFDVLTQQWVVLRATEVRLLTELDHGSELVMPPDLKAHSDDPYLKSVWNGQVSQFDSRLAALKGQRSVIREKINQLGSQIVGAEAQVKAFTDQIDSVHSEAKDIAPLVERGLIARPRILQLERTAYGLEGQIADTNANIAKARQAIAEQEQQIAQLDNDRMTDVTKDLRDTQAKILEVIPKAMNAKAVLGRMEIRAPYSGQVVGLNVFSVGGVIQRGDKILDIVPEQDGLTIEAQVAVEDISDVHPNTRSEIHLTAYKQRIVPIIHGDVIQVSADRLTDPKTNNPYYTAFVRIDGDELAAMPNIKLYPGMPATVMIPTVQRTAFEYLVGPLIMSFNHAFRQK, translated from the coding sequence ATGGCGATCATCGACGCGACCCCTAAAAGTCTCACGGGCGTTGGAGCCAAGCCGGCGATCGGAGGCGGTCCACCCAGCGATTCCATCAGACGCATCGCGCTGGCCGGCTGGATCATCATTGCGATTTTCTTTGGCGGCATCGGTGCTTGGGCTGTGACCGCCCCGCTTAACGGCGCCGTTGTCGCCAACGCCGTCGTCAAGGTCGATGGCAACCGCAAGAGCGTGCAGCACCTCGACGGCGGCATCGTCAAGGAACTGCATGTCAAGGAAGGTGACCGCGTTCACGCCGGCGATCCGCTCATCGTGCTTGATGAGACTCAGGCGCGCGCGGAGTTCGACGTCCTCACGCAACAATGGGTCGTGCTTCGCGCCACGGAAGTCCGTCTCCTGACCGAGCTCGACCACGGATCCGAACTCGTCATGCCACCGGACCTGAAGGCTCATTCGGATGATCCCTATCTCAAGAGCGTATGGAACGGGCAGGTGAGCCAGTTCGACAGCCGGCTGGCCGCGCTCAAAGGTCAACGCAGTGTCATCCGCGAAAAGATCAATCAGCTGGGCTCGCAAATCGTGGGTGCCGAAGCACAGGTCAAGGCGTTCACGGACCAGATCGACTCGGTTCACAGCGAGGCAAAGGATATTGCGCCCCTGGTCGAGAGGGGATTGATCGCGCGTCCCCGCATCCTGCAACTGGAGCGCACCGCCTATGGGCTGGAGGGGCAGATCGCGGACACGAATGCGAACATCGCCAAGGCGCGCCAGGCGATCGCCGAACAAGAGCAGCAGATTGCGCAGCTCGACAACGATCGGATGACCGACGTGACCAAGGACCTTCGCGATACGCAGGCGAAGATCCTGGAGGTGATTCCGAAGGCAATGAACGCCAAAGCCGTTCTGGGGCGCATGGAGATTCGTGCACCCTATAGTGGCCAGGTGGTCGGCCTCAACGTCTTTTCCGTTGGCGGAGTCATCCAGCGTGGCGACAAGATCCTGGACATCGTCCCGGAGCAGGACGGGCTGACCATCGAAGCGCAAGTGGCGGTCGAGGACATCAGCGACGTGCATCCCAACACGCGGTCGGAGATTCATCTGACTGCTTACAAGCAGCGGATCGTGCCGATCATTCACGGTGACGTGATTCAAGTGTCGGCGGATCGTCTGACCGATCCGAAGACCAACAACCCATACTACACGGCATTCGTGCGGATTGACGGGGACGAGCTTGCCGCCATGCCCAATATCAAGCTCTATCCGGGAATGCCCGCGACAGTCATGATCCCGACGGTCCAGCGTACGGCGTTCGAATATCTGGTCGGCCCGCTGATCATGTCGTTCAATCACGCCTTCCGCCAGAAATAA